One part of the Raphanus sativus cultivar WK10039 chromosome 7, ASM80110v3, whole genome shotgun sequence genome encodes these proteins:
- the LOC108817975 gene encoding type IV inositol polyphosphate 5-phosphatase 3-like isoform X2: MMRKSFRRQKSQRLWAKVVMRKWLNISARDLEYGADTEDESENEDVIEENQDSSSDEDGEESSTRRRGSTQSWVSEISEDPITTAEAAAEFTSNDAPLKLRRRNSETLRAQYINNKEIRVCVGTWNVGGVSPPSDLDIDDWIDINHSADIYVLGLQEVVPLNAGNILGAEDNRPVAKWEEVIREALNRVRPKNATVKSYSDPPTPGIFKPFDETHDVIEEEVEYESDSDAGVEIHPINEEEEESLGELKHDGGVVGEVNTLVDPNSGVPVVEIKRQFSSPKKLDRQVCLRVDSFDKRKNEEDSAKTGMKTLNRMLSGKERIGLSWPEPPLSMLGPSCVLDRQPSMKTTASLQTTKSFKAYNSFKYVSGSNVGGVPPEVLALASMDLTSLMERKRRPAYVRLVSKQMVGILLTIWVKRSMRKHIQNVRVSTVGVGIMGYIGNKGAVSVSMSIYQTFFCFICTHLTAGEREVDQIKRNADVHEIHKRTVFHSVSALGLPKLIYDHERIIWLGDLNYRLNLSYEKTKDLISKKEWSKLLEYDQLVKEYKKGRAFDGWSEGTLQFAPTYKYQAHSDEYTGSDGKATRRTPAWCDRILSYGKGMRLVQYRRTENKFSDHRPVVAIHMAEVEVFSARKLQRALTFTDAEIEDEGLVAVVV, encoded by the exons CTCAG AGATTATGGGCAAAAGTGGTTATGAGGAAGTGGTTGAACATAAGTGCTAGAGATCTTGAGTATGGTGCTGATACTGAAGACGAATCCGAAAACGAGGACGTTATAGAGGAGAACCAAGACTCTAGCTCTGACGAAG ATGGTGAAGAATCGAGCACAAGAAGAAGAGGATCGACTCAATCGTGGGTTAGTGAGATCTCGGAGGATCCTATCACCACAGCAGAAGCAGCCGCCGAGTTTACTAGCAATG ATGCTCCGTTGAAGTTAAGGAGAAGGAATTCAGAAACATTGAGAGCACAGTATATTAACAACAAAGAAATAAG AGTATGTGTTGGTACGTGGAATGTAGGAGGAGTATCACCACCTTCTGATCTTGACATCGATGACTGGATCGACATTAATCATTCTGCTGATATCTACGTTCTTGg TTTACAAGAGGTTGTACCTTTGAATGCTGGAAACATACTTGGAGCCGAAGATAACCGACCGGTTGCGAAATGGGAAGAAGTGATCAGAGAAGCACTGAACAGAGTCAGACCAAAAAACGCTACGGTTAAGAGTTACAGTGATCCACCGACTCCAGGGATATTCAAACCTTTTGACGAAACACACGATGTTATAGAGGAAGAAGTAGAATACGAGAGTGACAGCGACGCTGGCGTTGAGATTCACCCTATcaacgaggaagaagaagaaagcctCGGGGAGCTAAAGCATGACGGTGGAGTTGTAGGTGAAGTCAACACTCTCGTTGATCCTAACTCCGGTGTGCCGGTTGTTGAGATTAAAAGACAGTTCTCTTCTCCTAAGAAGCTTGACAGACAAGTCTGTCTACGTGTTGATAGCTTTGACAAGAGGAAGAACGAGGAGGATTCTGCTAAAACCGGTATGAAGACGCTAAACCGGATGTTAAGTGGGAAAGAAAGGATCGGTTTAAGCTGGCCTGAGCCTCCTTTGAGCATGTTAGGACCTTCTTGCGTTCTCGATAGACAGCCGTCCATGAAGACAACAGCGTCCTTACAAACAACAAAGTCTTTCAAGGCTTACAATTCGTTTAAGTATGTTTCCGGAAGCAACGTTGGTGGTGTTCCCCCCGAGGTATTGGCTCTAGCGTCCATGGACCTGACGTCGCTGATGGAGAGGAAACGAAGACCGGCTTATGTGAGGCTAGTGAGTAAACAAATGGTTGGGATTCTTTTAACCATTTGGGTTAAACGAAGCATGCGGAAACACATTCAAAACGTACGAGTCTCTACCGTTGGAGTTGGCATCATGGGTTATATTGGTAACAAG GGAGCTGTGTCTGTGAGTATGTCGATATACCAGACGTTCTTCTGTTTCATATGCACTCATTTGACGGCAGGAGAGAGagaagttgatcagatcaaGAGGAACGCCGATGTTCACGAGATACATAAAAGAACAGTGTTTCACTCTGTCTCAGCTCTTGGACTTCCCAAGCTTATCTATGATCACGa ACGAATAATCTGGTTAGGAGATCTTAACTATCGGCTTAATCTATCATATGAAAAAACCAAAGACCTTATATCCAAGAAAGAATGGTCAAAGTTACTTGAATATGATCAG CTGGTAAAAGAATACAAGAAAGGTCGAGCGTTTGACGGATGGTCAGAAGGAACTCTACAATTTGCACCGACCTATAAGTACCAAGCGCATTCGGATGAGTACACCGGGAGCGATGGAAAGGCGACGAGGAGAACACCAGCTTGGTGTGACAGAATACTATCTTACGGCAAAGGAATGAGGCTGGTTCAATACCGGCGTACCGAAAATAAATTCTCAGATCATCGCCCGGTTGTAGCAATACACATGGCTGAAGTCGAGGTGTTTTCCGCGAGAAAACTTCAGCGAGCTTTGACATTTACGGATGCAGAGATTGAAGACGAGGGACTTGTGGCCGTAGTCGTTTAA
- the LOC108817975 gene encoding type IV inositol polyphosphate 5-phosphatase 3-like isoform X1: MLKVAEPAGMMRKSFRRQKSQRLWAKVVMRKWLNISARDLEYGADTEDESENEDVIEENQDSSSDEDGEESSTRRRGSTQSWVSEISEDPITTAEAAAEFTSNDAPLKLRRRNSETLRAQYINNKEIRVCVGTWNVGGVSPPSDLDIDDWIDINHSADIYVLGLQEVVPLNAGNILGAEDNRPVAKWEEVIREALNRVRPKNATVKSYSDPPTPGIFKPFDETHDVIEEEVEYESDSDAGVEIHPINEEEEESLGELKHDGGVVGEVNTLVDPNSGVPVVEIKRQFSSPKKLDRQVCLRVDSFDKRKNEEDSAKTGMKTLNRMLSGKERIGLSWPEPPLSMLGPSCVLDRQPSMKTTASLQTTKSFKAYNSFKYVSGSNVGGVPPEVLALASMDLTSLMERKRRPAYVRLVSKQMVGILLTIWVKRSMRKHIQNVRVSTVGVGIMGYIGNKGAVSVSMSIYQTFFCFICTHLTAGEREVDQIKRNADVHEIHKRTVFHSVSALGLPKLIYDHERIIWLGDLNYRLNLSYEKTKDLISKKEWSKLLEYDQLVKEYKKGRAFDGWSEGTLQFAPTYKYQAHSDEYTGSDGKATRRTPAWCDRILSYGKGMRLVQYRRTENKFSDHRPVVAIHMAEVEVFSARKLQRALTFTDAEIEDEGLVAVVV; encoded by the exons CTCAG AGATTATGGGCAAAAGTGGTTATGAGGAAGTGGTTGAACATAAGTGCTAGAGATCTTGAGTATGGTGCTGATACTGAAGACGAATCCGAAAACGAGGACGTTATAGAGGAGAACCAAGACTCTAGCTCTGACGAAG ATGGTGAAGAATCGAGCACAAGAAGAAGAGGATCGACTCAATCGTGGGTTAGTGAGATCTCGGAGGATCCTATCACCACAGCAGAAGCAGCCGCCGAGTTTACTAGCAATG ATGCTCCGTTGAAGTTAAGGAGAAGGAATTCAGAAACATTGAGAGCACAGTATATTAACAACAAAGAAATAAG AGTATGTGTTGGTACGTGGAATGTAGGAGGAGTATCACCACCTTCTGATCTTGACATCGATGACTGGATCGACATTAATCATTCTGCTGATATCTACGTTCTTGg TTTACAAGAGGTTGTACCTTTGAATGCTGGAAACATACTTGGAGCCGAAGATAACCGACCGGTTGCGAAATGGGAAGAAGTGATCAGAGAAGCACTGAACAGAGTCAGACCAAAAAACGCTACGGTTAAGAGTTACAGTGATCCACCGACTCCAGGGATATTCAAACCTTTTGACGAAACACACGATGTTATAGAGGAAGAAGTAGAATACGAGAGTGACAGCGACGCTGGCGTTGAGATTCACCCTATcaacgaggaagaagaagaaagcctCGGGGAGCTAAAGCATGACGGTGGAGTTGTAGGTGAAGTCAACACTCTCGTTGATCCTAACTCCGGTGTGCCGGTTGTTGAGATTAAAAGACAGTTCTCTTCTCCTAAGAAGCTTGACAGACAAGTCTGTCTACGTGTTGATAGCTTTGACAAGAGGAAGAACGAGGAGGATTCTGCTAAAACCGGTATGAAGACGCTAAACCGGATGTTAAGTGGGAAAGAAAGGATCGGTTTAAGCTGGCCTGAGCCTCCTTTGAGCATGTTAGGACCTTCTTGCGTTCTCGATAGACAGCCGTCCATGAAGACAACAGCGTCCTTACAAACAACAAAGTCTTTCAAGGCTTACAATTCGTTTAAGTATGTTTCCGGAAGCAACGTTGGTGGTGTTCCCCCCGAGGTATTGGCTCTAGCGTCCATGGACCTGACGTCGCTGATGGAGAGGAAACGAAGACCGGCTTATGTGAGGCTAGTGAGTAAACAAATGGTTGGGATTCTTTTAACCATTTGGGTTAAACGAAGCATGCGGAAACACATTCAAAACGTACGAGTCTCTACCGTTGGAGTTGGCATCATGGGTTATATTGGTAACAAG GGAGCTGTGTCTGTGAGTATGTCGATATACCAGACGTTCTTCTGTTTCATATGCACTCATTTGACGGCAGGAGAGAGagaagttgatcagatcaaGAGGAACGCCGATGTTCACGAGATACATAAAAGAACAGTGTTTCACTCTGTCTCAGCTCTTGGACTTCCCAAGCTTATCTATGATCACGa ACGAATAATCTGGTTAGGAGATCTTAACTATCGGCTTAATCTATCATATGAAAAAACCAAAGACCTTATATCCAAGAAAGAATGGTCAAAGTTACTTGAATATGATCAG CTGGTAAAAGAATACAAGAAAGGTCGAGCGTTTGACGGATGGTCAGAAGGAACTCTACAATTTGCACCGACCTATAAGTACCAAGCGCATTCGGATGAGTACACCGGGAGCGATGGAAAGGCGACGAGGAGAACACCAGCTTGGTGTGACAGAATACTATCTTACGGCAAAGGAATGAGGCTGGTTCAATACCGGCGTACCGAAAATAAATTCTCAGATCATCGCCCGGTTGTAGCAATACACATGGCTGAAGTCGAGGTGTTTTCCGCGAGAAAACTTCAGCGAGCTTTGACATTTACGGATGCAGAGATTGAAGACGAGGGACTTGTGGCCGTAGTCGTTTAA